CAAAGGTATAGGATAATGGACACCGGTTAAAATACCCTTAGATTTAAGATATTCTGCAAGTTTATCTCTATTTTTAACCTTCATTACATATAAATGATAGACATGCTTCGCATAACTTTCTTCTGTTGGCTTAATTACATTCTTTAATAACGAATTATATAAGGCAGCATTTCTTCTTCTGTTTTCATTCCATTTTTCCAGGTGTTTTAATTTTACTCTTAAAACGGCAGTTTGTATTGAATCTGCTCTATAATTAAACCCTTCTTCCTGATGTTCATATTTATCTTCCCTGCCGTGATTTGCAAGTAATCTAACTCTATCGGCAGTTTTCTTGTTATCAGAGATTACAATTCCGGCATGCCCATAAGCGCCAAGATTTTTTCCGGGATAAAACGAAAAACAGGCGGCAGCGCCAAATTGACCAACTCTTTTGCCTTTATACTCTGCTCCGTGCGCCTGTGCGGCATCTTCTATTACAATCAAATTATGTTTTTTGGCAATATCAAGTATAGCTTCCATATTGCAGGAATGCCCAAATAAGTGTACAGGAAGTAAAGCTTTAGTCTTAGA
Above is a window of bacterium DNA encoding:
- a CDS encoding DegT/DnrJ/EryC1/StrS family aminotransferase, which codes for MAIPLIDLVAQHKTIENEINSAIKNVIDTVSFVGGEPMTGFEDDFAKFCGVKYGISVSSGSTALDLTLLALGIGAGDEVITTPCTFIATTEAITHVGAKVVFADVEPGTYNIDPKEIEKKITSKTKALLPVHLFGHSCNMEAILDIAKKHNLIVIEDAAQAHGAEYKGKRVGQFGAAACFSFYPGKNLGAYGHAGIVISDNKKTADRVRLLANHGREDKYEHQEEGFNYRADSIQTAVLRVKLKHLEKWNENRRRNAALYNSLLKNVIKPTEESYAKHVYHLYVMKVKNRDKLAEYLKSKGILTGVHYPIPLHLQPAYNRLGHKKGSFPISEEFCDNALSIPMFPELTEEQVRFIAEEVNKFTA